A region from the Polaribacter sp. Hel1_33_78 genome encodes:
- a CDS encoding sodium:alanine symporter family protein translates to MNKKLLSLLFLATPFLTFAQEKGLDQKIDEAFGNATGWFVDIIFYQIPFTDTVSIYWVLFPLILGATYFTFYFNFINFKGFITSINIVRGKHDDLEGREDHNVEIEKSKFTDEEDNPDTIRIEGHVGEVSHFQALTAALSATVGLGNIAGVAIAVSIGGAGATFWMIIAGFLGMASKFVECTLGVKYRDIDSDGTVYGGPMYYLTKGLKNKTLGKILAALFAIFVIGGSFGGGNMFQVNQTFQLVENITTPAGGVSFLHGKGWLFGLIMAVLVGIVIIGGIKKIAKVTDKIVPFMVAIYVAASLFVIFANYDMIGDAFSQIFNGAFSPEGIAGGAVGVLVQGFRRAAFSNEAGIGSASIAHSAVKTKYAASEGMVALLEPFIDTVVVCTMTALVLIITGNVNAENASLNDAQAILLTSGAFESAISWFPYVLTVAVVLFAFSSMISWSYYGFQGWVYLFGRSKKMEYTYKVIFCIFVVIGAAASLGSVIGFSDAMVFAMMVPNMIGLIILAPKVKVELVRYMDAIKASKA, encoded by the coding sequence ATGAATAAAAAACTTCTTTCGTTGTTATTTCTAGCAACACCTTTTTTAACATTCGCACAAGAAAAGGGATTAGATCAAAAGATTGATGAAGCCTTTGGAAATGCAACAGGATGGTTTGTAGATATTATTTTTTATCAAATTCCCTTTACGGATACAGTGAGTATATATTGGGTTTTGTTCCCTTTAATTTTAGGAGCTACTTATTTTACATTTTATTTTAATTTTATCAATTTTAAAGGTTTTATAACTTCCATTAATATTGTTAGAGGGAAACATGATGATTTAGAAGGAAGAGAAGATCATAACGTAGAAATAGAAAAATCTAAATTTACAGATGAAGAAGATAATCCAGATACCATAAGAATTGAAGGTCATGTGGGTGAGGTTTCTCACTTTCAAGCATTAACGGCAGCATTATCTGCCACTGTAGGTTTAGGTAATATTGCGGGTGTTGCAATTGCCGTGTCCATTGGTGGTGCAGGTGCTACTTTTTGGATGATTATTGCTGGTTTTTTGGGTATGGCTTCAAAGTTCGTAGAATGTACTTTAGGTGTAAAATATAGAGATATTGATTCTGATGGAACTGTTTACGGTGGTCCAATGTACTATTTAACAAAAGGGTTGAAAAATAAAACACTAGGAAAAATATTAGCGGCTTTATTTGCAATCTTCGTAATTGGTGGTTCTTTTGGAGGTGGAAACATGTTTCAAGTAAATCAAACCTTTCAATTAGTTGAGAATATCACAACTCCGGCTGGAGGTGTATCATTTTTGCATGGTAAAGGATGGTTATTCGGTTTAATAATGGCTGTTCTAGTGGGTATTGTTATTATTGGAGGAATAAAAAAAATAGCAAAAGTAACTGACAAAATTGTTCCTTTTATGGTGGCAATTTATGTAGCAGCCTCACTTTTTGTGATTTTCGCAAATTATGATATGATAGGGGATGCTTTCTCTCAAATATTTAATGGTGCGTTTAGTCCGGAAGGAATTGCTGGTGGTGCGGTTGGAGTTTTAGTTCAAGGATTTAGAAGAGCAGCTTTTTCAAATGAAGCTGGTATTGGTTCTGCATCGATAGCGCATTCAGCTGTAAAAACAAAATATGCGGCGAGTGAAGGTATGGTTGCTTTATTAGAGCCTTTTATAGATACGGTTGTAGTCTGCACAATGACAGCGTTGGTATTGATTATTACAGGTAATGTGAATGCTGAAAACGCTTCATTAAATGATGCGCAAGCAATTTTGTTAACTTCTGGTGCATTTGAATCTGCAATATCTTGGTTTCCTTACGTGTTAACAGTTGCCGTGGTCTTATTCGCTTTTAGTTCTATGATTTCTTGGTCTTATTATGGTTTTCAAGGTTGGGTGTACCTATTTGGTAGATCTAAAAAAATGGAATATACATACAAAGTAATTTTCTGTATATTCGTGGTAATTGGTGCCGCAGCAAGTTTAGGTTCTGTTATTGGATTCTCAGATGCAATGGTTTTTGCAATGATGGTTCCAAACATGATAGGTCTAATTATTCTTGCTCCAAAAGTAAAAGTAGAATTAGTAAGGTATATGGATGCTATAAAAGCGAGCAAAGCATAA
- a CDS encoding helix-hairpin-helix domain-containing protein translates to MKIFKSHFWYNKNQRNGIFLLILLILLLQLFIYVDAFSSDEITDVNQPELLAFQIQIDSLKAIEIEKRKPKIYPFNPNYITDYKGAKLGMSLQQIDRLLAFRKTNKFINSEKEFQQVTKVSDSLLNKISPYFKFPNWVLKGGRQSSNGSFISDEVKNSDIKKVLSTIDINKATAEDFKTISGIGSVFSERIIKYRSKLQGFSFESQIDEVWGLDKEVAAKVVSIFKIIEKPIIKKVNVNAVTFKELLRNPYVDFELCKKIFSYRDEVAELQDISELKNIKDFPLDKYDRIVLYLIAK, encoded by the coding sequence ATGAAGATATTTAAATCCCATTTCTGGTATAACAAAAACCAAAGAAATGGGATTTTTCTTCTGATATTGTTAATATTGCTGCTTCAACTGTTTATTTATGTGGATGCTTTTTCTTCAGATGAAATTACGGATGTAAATCAACCAGAATTACTAGCTTTTCAAATTCAAATAGATAGTTTAAAAGCTATTGAAATTGAAAAGAGAAAACCTAAAATTTATCCTTTTAATCCGAATTATATAACAGATTATAAAGGAGCTAAATTGGGAATGTCTTTGCAACAGATTGATAGATTGCTGGCGTTTAGAAAAACAAATAAATTTATCAACTCAGAAAAAGAATTTCAACAAGTAACTAAAGTCTCTGATTCTTTATTAAATAAAATTTCACCATATTTCAAATTTCCTAATTGGGTTTTAAAAGGAGGACGTCAAAGCTCGAACGGCAGTTTCATTTCAGACGAAGTAAAAAATTCTGATATAAAGAAAGTTTTATCAACTATAGATATAAACAAAGCAACAGCCGAAGATTTTAAAACTATTAGCGGAATTGGATCGGTGTTTTCAGAGCGAATTATTAAGTATCGTTCTAAATTACAAGGATTTTCTTTTGAAAGTCAAATTGATGAAGTTTGGGGTTTAGATAAAGAGGTTGCGGCGAAAGTCGTGTCAATTTTCAAAATTATAGAAAAGCCAATTATCAAAAAAGTAAATGTAAATGCAGTCACTTTCAAGGAATTGCTGAGAAATCCCTACGTAGATTTCGAGTTATGTAAAAAAATATTTAGTTATAGAGATGAAGTTGCAGAGCTTCAAGACATTTCAGAATTAAAAAATATCAAAGATTTTCCTTTGGATAAGTATGATAGAATAGTCTTATATTTGATCGCTAAATAA
- a CDS encoding acyl-CoA dehydrogenase family protein, with translation MNSMYFTEEHEAFRVSFKDFLQKEVVPHIDKWEKNGSIERFIWKKFGEMGYFGLSTPEEYGGMDLDLFYTVIFLEELQKINSGGFAAAIWAHEYLAMTHLNKEGDDFIKKKYLVPSVEGDMIGCLCITEPFGGSDVAGMRSSAIKQGDKYILNGSKTFITNGVYSDYLIVAAKTDPSDKYKGISIFVVDRNTKGISATKLNKLGWHASDTGEIAFDNVEIPVENLMGEEGKGFPYIMQHFALERLIMGVNAHARAEFAVDYAIRYMQERIAFGKSLDKFQVLRHKIAEMASKVDMCREYNYSIAKRLNNGQYVVKEASMSKLLSTKMADEVIYDALQLLGGYGYMEDYPMARLLRDSRLGPIGGGTSEILKEIIAKMIIDKKEYKPVT, from the coding sequence ATGAACAGTATGTATTTTACTGAAGAACACGAAGCTTTTCGTGTAAGCTTTAAAGATTTTCTACAAAAAGAAGTGGTTCCTCATATAGATAAATGGGAAAAAAATGGTTCTATAGAGCGTTTCATTTGGAAGAAATTTGGTGAAATGGGTTATTTTGGTTTGTCAACTCCTGAGGAGTATGGAGGAATGGATCTAGATCTTTTTTATACCGTAATCTTTTTAGAAGAATTACAGAAAATAAATTCTGGTGGATTTGCCGCAGCAATTTGGGCACACGAATATTTGGCTATGACCCACCTTAATAAAGAGGGTGACGATTTTATTAAAAAAAAGTATCTAGTACCTAGTGTTGAAGGAGATATGATTGGTTGTTTGTGTATCACCGAGCCTTTTGGTGGTTCTGATGTTGCGGGCATGCGTTCTTCGGCAATCAAGCAAGGGGATAAATATATATTAAACGGATCAAAAACGTTTATTACAAATGGTGTGTATTCAGATTATTTAATTGTTGCAGCGAAAACAGATCCTTCAGATAAATACAAAGGAATTAGCATTTTTGTTGTGGATAGAAATACGAAGGGTATCTCTGCTACCAAGTTAAATAAATTAGGTTGGCATGCATCCGACACTGGAGAAATTGCTTTTGATAATGTAGAGATTCCTGTAGAAAATTTAATGGGAGAAGAAGGGAAAGGTTTTCCTTATATAATGCAGCACTTTGCTTTAGAGCGTTTAATAATGGGTGTAAATGCACATGCAAGAGCAGAATTTGCTGTCGATTATGCTATAAGGTACATGCAAGAAAGAATCGCTTTTGGTAAATCCTTAGACAAATTTCAGGTTTTAAGACACAAAATTGCAGAAATGGCAAGTAAAGTCGATATGTGTAGAGAGTATAATTATTCAATTGCAAAACGTTTAAATAACGGGCAATATGTTGTAAAAGAGGCAAGTATGTCGAAGTTGCTATCTACAAAAATGGCGGATGAAGTAATCTATGATGCCCTTCAATTACTAGGAGGTTATGGGTATATGGAAGATTATCCAATGGCACGTTTATTAAGAGATAGTAGGTTAGGACCAATAGGAGGAGGAACCTCAGAAATCTTAAAAGAGATTATTGCGAAAATGATTATTGATAAGAAAGAATATAAGCCAGTTACATAG